A window of Halichoerus grypus chromosome 15, mHalGry1.hap1.1, whole genome shotgun sequence genomic DNA:
TGttcctctgtcttctccccattgGGAGCCATGTCCATCACACTCTCCACTTCCAAGGGCGAGGGTGAGAGAGCCTCTGAGGACAACCCGGTCTTGGTCAGAGGGCTCAGATCTGACATCTCCTTGGGCTCTTGAGGCTTTTGAGATACACTGCTGAGCTGTGGGGACACCCCAGCCTCCATCTCGGAGATGGGGGTCAGAGAGATGGGCGACTGGGGTGCATCTTCCCACTCCGATGCGGGCAGAGGGATGGGAGACCGGGAGACATCATCCATCTTCCGGCTGCTGGAGACACTGTCCATCTCCTGCTCCATGAGGTAGGGCACTTCGGAAGGCCCTGTTGTGTCCTGGGAAAGCTCCTTCACCCAGTGATGCTTACTCCTCTCTGCCCACTGATGCATTTTCCCcttcacccaggtgcccaccggGGACTGGTCCCTAACCCCCACTGGTGTCCCCTCCGGTGAGGGCACCCAGAAGCCCACTGGGGACTGCTCCCTAAACCCCACTGGTGTCCCCTCCATCAAGGGCACCCAGGAGCCCACCGGGGACTGCTCCCTAACCGCCCCCGGTTTCCCCTCCGGGGAGGACACATGATGGGGGCTGAAGGGCACTGTGCCCTCTGTTGACCTAGCAGACGCCTGGGGAGCTGAGAGCCAGGAGGGCAGACCGACTGCAGCTGGTCTCTGGGGTGGCTCCTTGCAGTTGGCCATGATCATCATCTTGGCAAGGGTGAGCCCCTCCACCGAGAAGGGCCTGCTCTGTTCCTCTGGGCCTCCCTCAATGGCCAGTTCCTGGGTCTTGAGCCACCTCTgctgctctcctctctccttggatttgaagccaggcatgTCCAGGGatatcttctccttctttttgtgGACCTTGTCCTGCAATGTGCTCCTGCCCTTCAGGCCATCCAGGGTGATCTCCCGGGCTTTGCTGATCACGACTTCCTCTGACTGCTTCTTCGTGGTAGTGAAAGGGAGCTCCATGGATGTTCTCTGGGTCCTCGTCTCTAGCACGTCCATCTCCTGGGTGCCCACGAACAACATGGGCTGTGGCGTCCCTTCATGCTTCCTTCTCTCAAGCCCATCCCTTTTAGGACTTAATTCAGGCACCATGCCAAAATCGGCCCTGTCCAGTGTCATCTTGTATTGACTAGGTGAGGTCACAGCCTTCTGGGATGGGGTAGGGATGAAGAAAGATTTCCTCCTTTGGAGAGTGGGGGACGCAGCCTTTGGGGGAAGAGCCTGGATAGGTGGGGACTTTGGAGATGGGTAAGGTACGGCTGGAGGCTTCTGAGGACTAGCCAACACAGGTGGGGCCTTCTGAGATGGGACAGGTATGGCTCGGGCCTTCGGGGAACTAGCCGAAGCAGGTGGGGCCTTCCGGGATGTGCCACGTGCTACTGGGGCCTTCGGGAAAGTAGCCGAAGCAGGTGCGGCCTTCCGGGATGGGCCACGTGCTACTGGGGCCTTCGGGAAAGTAGCCGATGCAGGTGCGGCCTTCCGGGATGGGCCACGTGCTACTGGGGCCTTCTGAGGAGCAACAGGTGCAGCTGGGGCCCTCCGGGATGGGCCAGGGGCAGTCGAGGTCTTCTGGGATGGAGCAGGCACTGCTGAGACCTTCTTGGACTGGTCGAGGATGAATGGAACCTTCGAAGAGGCAGCATGGGTAGATGGCGTCTTCTGGGAGTATGGCGGCCGCTGCCTCTGCCCAGCCTTTCCTTGGTGCTTATGGAAGGAGAACGTGGCAGGGAGGTTGAAGGCCGGAGGGCCGAGGGCtgggcagaaggaggaagaggacaagGTGCTGGAATCCGGGTCCATCAGGTCTTCAATGTCCCGCCGCCACAGGTATGTGTCCAAGCGATCATAGGAGCCCAGCAAGGAAGGCTCACGGCTGCCCTCCGAGATACAGCGTGCAGGGGTCTCCACTAAACCTCCCAGGACCGTGCCCACCTCAGAGTCAGATAAGTAACCCTGCACATGGGCCGAAGAAAGGGGAAGGATGATCAGGACCCGGGGAGGCTCCCAGACCCAGGACCAGGAGTCCTAGCCCAcagcctctcctccctcagacccggggGTCCAGCTCCCAGCCCCGcatccctcagacccaggagtccagctcccagggcctcctccctcagacccaggagtccagacccccagcccctcctccctcagacccaggagtccagaccccagcccctcctccctcagacccaggagtccaggcccccagtccctcctccctcagacccaggagtccagctcccagggcctcctccctcagacccaggagtccagacccccagcccctcctccctcagacccaggggttcagcctcccagcccctcctccctcagacccaggagtccaggccccccagtccctcctccctcagacccaggagtccagcccccagcccctcttccctcagacctaggagtccaggcccccaggtcctcctccctcagaccaaGAGTTGGGCCCCCAGTAAATAGGTGCCTTGGAAGAGGACCGTGAGTTGTTGATGGTGTTGGAAATGATGCTGAAGATGGTACGGATGGTGATGCTGGGCTTCTCTGGGTGGGAAGAAAGTAGTCTGAGCTTTCAGGGGAAGAGCGAGAACTTTGTGGATCCATACATAGAGGGGGAGGTGTGCTCACCAGAAACCTGGATTTTCGTCCGAGACGTGTCAGCGTAGAGTTTTGGTTGGGACCTGTGGACGCAAAGTGGTGTGACTAGATGGCATCTGCACCAGGGTCCTCAgccttcccctgcctcccaccaggaGCAAGACCCTAAGCCTACTTTTCCGCAGATTTCTTTTTAGCTTCAGCATGCTCCAGACGCGACCAGATGAGAGGCACAGAGTCGCCCACGGCCTGAGACTTGAATCTGCGCTTGAGGGTCTGACAGTGGGAGGAGGGACGGAGTGCAGTGAGGAGGCACagcgcccccagcccccacccatcAGCAGCCAGTCCTGCCCGGCCTGCTCACCTTGGTCTTCTTCTGTCTCTGAGATGCCATTAACTTGTAAGGAAAGGTGGGCTCGACAATCATGACTGCAGAGGAGGGGAGGCTTTGAGTCAGGGTCTCTGACAGGGAGGACACAGGGAGACCCGCAGGGGGCTTGGCCAGGGGAGAAGGGCAAGGTCTGACCACGCCTACTGCAGCAGATGCTGAGAAGCGGGGAAGAGCCTGATGGACACTGAGCCTACTCACCTGAACCTTTGGACTGGGGCTGGGCCTGTGGACAAGGAGGGGGCCAGTCAGGAGGGGTGGCCTCCTCCTGGTATCCACATCTCCGTTACCTACCcagcccaggactccaggaccccAACCCATCCGCCTGCCAGGACCAGGGGTCCTGTCCTCTGCCCCTGCAAACCCTGGAATCTAgggctccagcccctcctccctcagacccagaagCCCGGGCCCCCAgcgcctcctccctcagacccaggtgtccaggcccccagccccctcctccctcagacccaggagtccaggcccccagccccctcctccctcagacccaggagtccaggcccccagcccctcctccctcagacccaggagtccaggccccccgccagaccctcctccctcagtcccaggagtccaggcccccagccccacctccctcagacccaggagcccagccccccagcccctcctccctcagacccaggagtccaggcgccccccagaccctcctccctcagtcccaggagtccaggcccccagcccctcctccctcagacccaggagtccaggcccccagcccctcctccctcagacccaggagtccaggccccccccagcccctcctccctcagtccCAGGAGtccaagcccccagcccctcctccctcagacccaggagtccagacccctagccctccctcagacccgggagtccaggcccccagccccctcctccctcagacccaggagtccaggcccccagcccctcctccctcagacccaggagtctaacccccagcccctcctctgtcATCCAGGCCCCCAGCCTCATTTCTTGGGATTCTGGATTTAGGCTGTTTGTCTTGGCTCTGAAATCTAAAACCATAGTTGCccctgggggctgtgggggcgGTGCCCACCTGGAGGCGCCAGGTGGAGGCCGGAGGTACCACACGGGCCAGGTCCATGGTGGGTGTATTCAGAGTCCTGGGGGCCCAGGTTGTGGCAGGCTCATGGAGCAGGTTGATGAGACGGATCCAGCGGTCAAACAGGAAGCCAGCCTCGTTATCAGGGGCGTCCAGCTCCAGGTAGTAGTAACGGCCTGTGACCAGGCGCAGCTTAAGGCGCCAGGCAGACAAGTCATGCACGTAGAGGTGGGCCAGGTCCAGCGGGAGcatcctggggggtgggggcaggaaggagatgGAGATGGTAGAGCAGGAGATGGGACAGGGCGGGGGCAGATGGGGCGGATGGAGGCACCTGGTGAGGATGAGATTAGGCACTCCCTGGGGCAGATGGGGGGATGGAAGCACCTGGTGAGGATGAGGTGGGAGCACTCCCTGGGGCAGATGGGGGGATGGAGGCACCTGGTGAGGATGAGGTTGGGCACTCCCTGGGGCAGATGGGGGGATGGAGGCACCTGGTGAGGATGAGGTGGGAGCACTCCCTGGGGCAGATGGGGGGGATGGAGGCACCTGGTGAGGACGAGGTTCCTGGGGCAGATGGGGGGATGGAGGCACCTGGTGAGGATGAGGTTGGGCACTCCCTGGGGCAGATGGAGGGGATGGAGGCACCTGGTGAGGATGAGGTTCCTGGGGCAGATGGGGGGGTGGAGGCACCTGGTGAGGATGAGGTTGGGCACTCCCTGGGGCAGATGGGGGGGATGGAGGCACCTGGTGAGGATGAGGTTGGGCACTCCCTGGGGCAGATGGGGGGGATGGAGGCACCTGGTGAGGACAAGGTTCCTGGGGCAGATGGGGGGATGGAGGCACCTGGTGAGGATGAGGTTGGGCACTCCCTGGGGCAGATGGAGGGGATGGAGGCACCTGGTGAGGATGAGGTGGGAGCACTCCCTGGGGCAGATGGGGGGATGGAGGCACCTGGTGAGGATGAGGTTCCTGGGGCAGATGGGGGGGTGGAGGCACCTGGTGAGGATGAGGTTCCTGGGgcagacggggggggggggggtggaggcaCCTGATGAGGATGAGGTTGGGCActccctggggcaggtgggggggatggaggcACCTGGTGAGGACGAGGTTGGAGCACTCCTTGCCCTCTCCGGGCTGAGCGATCAGCAGGATGTCTGGGAATACCAGGCCTGGCAGGGAGGCAGCCACACCCATGGTCAGACGGTTGGTTCTGTGGTGCATGTACACGGGGGCCCCTCGATTGGTCACCtggggggccagggagaggggctggaaccACTCCTTCTCCTGTGCTCCTCTGGCACCCCCAGCCCAAGCCCCCTGCCACCGgagccccacccacccccacccccactgcctcatacctgcctgggttcaagtcccccAGCCCAGGGAGTTCCaatcccctcctgcccctctccacccccagggTACAGGAAGCTGGGGACCTGGACAAAGTTACTCTCGAACATGGGCAGCGGGCGGAGGGGCAGGTACTCGCCCTTCTGGAGGGTCTTCTGCAGCTCGCCCAGTGTGGGGACCCATTTTGAGGGTCCCTGGAGTGGCTCCATGTGCCTGATATTCTGAAACCGGTTCATGGCGGCTGGAGAAAAGGTGAGTCACCACGGACACACAGTCAGGGAGCCGGGCACCTGGGCACATGGCCTGCCCAGTGTCCCTCAGCCCACCCGTACTGGCCCTTTGGGCTTCACAGGTGCGGGAGCTCAGCGGTTCCAGAGGGTGGAGCTTCCCCAGGGCTTGGCCATGGCCCTGAAGGGGGGGGGTGGTCAGCCCtggcctgggggaggagcctTCCGGTGGGGGAGCTTTGTGACCTCATCAGACACGTGTAGGACTCTTTCTGGGAACTCTCTGGGGGGCACGGATGGGCTCCCTTCCCCAAGATGTGGCCTAGAGTCTTGAGGGCTGAAGTCTGTGAATCAGAAGCCCCCAATCCAGACCCAAACTAGTGAAAACACTGGACCCTTGGGGGGGCGCAGGTGGGGGGGGTGCTGTCTTGGATATTGTAAACGGATAATTAACCAAGAGTTTCTGACTCTTAAGAAGGGAGACCTGAGTACAGCCCCAGCTCACCACTGACCTTCCTCTGGACCTTGAGTAAGACTCATACCcccactgggcctcagtttccccatatgtaaCCTATTTGTGTCTGTGGCAACAACTGCTGAACATGGGTTCTAAAGAGAAGGACGTGCGCTTTGGAATGAGCCAGACCTCTGGCAGAATCACAGTTGTCTCTCCCTAGCCATGTGACCCTAAACAACAACgccccccatctcctcccctcgCCTGTAAAGTGGGGCATAATGGCGCATTCAGGGGATCGTGTAAGTAAAACCCCACACTTAAGGCACGGTCCAGAGCAGGGACTCAGTGAGCCGTGATTCTTGACTCCTTCTGAGGGTTTATTGGGGGAGAAGGTGTTGACTGGTATTCTTCCATTCTAaaaagtgtttattatttttttaaatgtgtcatgCAAAATACATGGTCATTGTAGAAATTCTGGATAATACAGAcaagcacagatttttaaaaaaagtcactcATAACTCTACCCCACCTTCCACCCTGAGGGGACCATTGTCAACATTTTGGTGCATTTTCTTCTatgacttattattattattaaagattttatttattagagagagagagagcgcatgagaactgggtgaagagcagagggagaagcagactccctgctgagctgggggcccgatgcggggctcgatcctgggacttcgggatcatgacctgagccaaaggctgagccacccaggcgtccctattattatttttaaagtaagctctatgcccagtgtatggctggaactcatgaccccgagatcaagagtcacatgctttactgactgagccagccagatgccccatgttctaggacttttaaaaacatctgtccatccatccatccatccatccatccaaacacAAAATGGGAATCATGCAGTGGTCAGTAGCCTGCTTTCTCTATGTCTTAAAGCAGCCTCCGTCTCATCCCCTCGGCATGGCTGATGGTATTCCATCACATGGATGGGTGTAATTTATTAAACCATCCCTCACTGTTGGACATCTAGGTGGTTTCTGATCTGCTGTTGTGAACATCACCATAACGAACATCAAACTTGTAGCTTTGTCACATGCAAGTATTGTAGCGCATAGGATGGCCTTCTGGAACCTTCCTttaatttattgagtgcctacaaAGTACAGGCTCAGACCCTGCCCCTCAGCACTCAGGGTCCCTGGGGGACCAACAATCTCCtctctgctgtcctgcccactaagggtccctgcctctctctgctccAGGGACCCCGGCGACCAGCCCCCAACCCTCAGCACTCAGAGAAATCGCCTCTAAGTGGATGTGTATGACAAATTtaattcccctttctccatcttaCAAAGGTTTCTCACATTTTTGTACAAAAACCCaggcctcctttccctccccaccccaacccaaaaagtaattgtttaataaataatatatgctcCTGCCCAGGCCCAGAGGGCTAGGGGACAGGGAAAACCTGTGGCCAGACTTCTTAAGTGATTCAAGAATCTAGAACTCCAGTTCCCTGCCCCTTTGGTCCCCAAGTCCACCTGCCTCCCACCCgcccccttaaataaataagtataaataagGCACAGATACCCCCCCACTCTGCCCAGGTCTCCTGGAGGGACCGTCTCGAAttagggggagagaaggagggggtgTTTTCCTGCTGCTGTGCCCCTagtcccaaaataaataaataaataagatgtggcATCGAAGGACGTTGGTGGTTCCGGGTGGCGGGTCACAGCCGAGTCTTCAGCAGCAGCAAGCCCCGCACGGCCCAGTCAAGGGTCAGGTGCAGCCCCCCAAGAATGGCGTGGGCTGCCCTGATGCCTCCCCAGGCAGAGGCCGGGGGGGCCAGCGGGGGAGCTGGTGGGTCTGGGGGTGCTTGGGGTAAGGCCAGGCGGGACATCTGTTGGGAGAGGACAGAGGGTTAGCAATAGGTCAGGGGTGCAGTGGGGGTCCCAGGAAGGGGTCTGAATGGGAGGTTGGGGAGTCCAGGCTGCATGCTTCTGGAGTGTCTCTGGCCTGTGGGGTAGGGTTTCTGGGTGGGCAGTTCTCAGCATGTTGGGTTCAGAAAATGAAGACTGGGACCAAAAGGTGGGggtgtcagagctggaattccagGGCCCAGTCCAGGGGATTGGGGGAGAGGTCTATAGAATCAGGACTGGGATCCTGGTGCTAGGTGAGGGCTGGGGGCTGCGGGCTCAAGTCTGGGGTCGGGTCCAAGATCTCGGGGCTGGGGTCTTAGATGTGGGGTCTCTTCCATCCAAGCTCAGGGACTCATGGGTGAGGGCTGGGCTCTCAGAATGGGGAGCTGGAATTTGAGGTCCAGGGTCTTTGCGGTCAGGCCCAGGAAGTGGTATCTGAGGTTttctgatctcagggtgctggtcTAGGATTTTAGCAGTCAGGGTTTGGGGGTCGTAAGGGCTCACGACCAGCATCTGAGGTCTTAGGGACTCAGAGCTCAAGGTCTAGGTTCTGAGGTCTGGAGATGGCAGGGTCTGGGGGGGTCTCGGGGCCACAGGGTTTGGGACACAGAGGAGGGTCTCAGAGGGTCCTGGGGTCTCGGGTTTCAAGTCTAGGTGTCAGGTCTGGGGGCTGGAGTGTCCTACCAGGAGCTGCAGCCGGCGAAGCAGGCGGTCCAGCCGGGCCTGCAGGGCACCCAGCTCCGGCTCCAGGGTCCGCAGGGAAGGGCCCCCGGCCCGGCGCAGCCACTGCACATGGCGCAGGTAGGATAACAGGTCCGCTCGCAGCCGTGTCAGCACACCTGGGAGCTAGAACACAGGGCATGGGGGGCATCAGGGAACACCTGCCACCTGCCTGCTCTGGCCCCCAATCCCCCGCACCCCCTCCATGCCCAGATCTCACCTTTGCCCctgtccctttccccttcccttacTTGTAGGGCTCCCAGCGCCCCTGCACTCATGGCCAGGGTGGGAAGAGAGTCCAGGTTGTGGTCTCCGTCGGCTGGAAATTTGTCTCTCTGTGGGGGCAAAGAAGCCTTGAGGGGAACCCTGCCCAGCTCCAAGGGTCCCTCCATCCTCCAGACAGGCCCCaaactcctccctcccccccgttTCTGCCACCGTGGTAGCCCAGA
This region includes:
- the GARIN5B gene encoding Golgi-associated RAB2 interactor protein 5B, which produces MNRFQNIRHMEPLQGPSKWVPTLGELQKTLQKGEYLPLRPLPMFESNFVQVTNRGAPVYMHHRTNRLTMGVAASLPGLVFPDILLIAQPGEGKECSNLVLTRMLPLDLAHLYVHDLSAWRLKLRLVTGRYYYLELDAPDNEAGFLFDRWIRLINLLHEPATTWAPRTLNTPTMDLARVVPPASTWRLQAQPQSKGSVMIVEPTFPYKLMASQRQKKTKTLKRRFKSQAVGDSVPLIWSRLEHAEAKKKSAEKSQPKLYADTSRTKIQVSEKPSITIRTIFSIISNTINNSRSSSKGYLSDSEVGTVLGGLVETPARCISEGSREPSLLGSYDRLDTYLWRRDIEDLMDPDSSTLSSSSFCPALGPPAFNLPATFSFHKHQGKAGQRQRPPYSQKTPSTHAASSKVPFILDQSKKVSAVPAPSQKTSTAPGPSRRAPAAPVAPQKAPVARGPSRKAAPASATFPKAPVARGPSRKAAPASATFPKAPVARGTSRKAPPASASSPKARAIPVPSQKAPPVLASPQKPPAVPYPSPKSPPIQALPPKAASPTLQRRKSFFIPTPSQKAVTSPSQYKMTLDRADFGMVPELSPKRDGLERRKHEGTPQPMLFVGTQEMDVLETRTQRTSMELPFTTTKKQSEEVVISKAREITLDGLKGRSTLQDKVHKKKEKISLDMPGFKSKERGEQQRWLKTQELAIEGGPEEQSRPFSVEGLTLAKMMIMANCKEPPQRPAAVGLPSWLSAPQASARSTEGTVPFSPHHVSSPEGKPGAVREQSPVGSWVPLMEGTPVGFREQSPVGFWVPSPEGTPVGVRDQSPVGTWVKGKMHQWAERSKHHWVKELSQDTTGPSEVPYLMEQEMDSVSSSRKMDDVSRSPIPLPASEWEDAPQSPISLTPISEMEAGVSPQLSSVSQKPQEPKEMSDLSPLTKTGLSSEALSPSPLEVESVMDMAPNGEKTEEQDVFSASARYLG
- the IL11 gene encoding interleukin-11, which produces MSAGALGALQLPGVLTRLRADLLSYLRHVQWLRRAGGPSLRTLEPELGALQARLDRLLRRLQLLMSRLALPQAPPDPPAPPLAPPASAWGGIRAAHAILGGLHLTLDWAVRGLLLLKTRL